DNA from Pirellulales bacterium:
GCTGCGGCGATTGCCGTTGTGAACTGAGCATGCTAACTGAGTTGAAGCTGTAAGCCGTCGTACGCCAGTTCCATGCCGGCGGGCAGTGCGGCGTTCGTGGCTTCGTGTTCCAAATCGTGGCACATGTGCGTGAAGAATGTGCGCTGGGGGCGCAATTGTTTCGCCACCGCGATGGCCTGATCCAAACTGTAATGCGAAACGTGGGGCCGTTGGCGCAAAGCGTCCAAAATCAGCACGTCCAGACCAGCCAGTTGAGCAAGGCTTTCGGGCGGGATGCCGTTGGTATCGGTGCAGTAAGCGATGTTGCCGATTCGGAAGCCCAAGACTTGAAACTTGCCGTGCCACAATCGGATGGGGATGATTGGTTGCCCCAACAACGTAAACGGTTTCAGGTTAATTCGTCGGATGTCTAATTGCGGAACGCCGCCTCCACAGCCGTGGTTATCTTCCGTGAAGGCGTAATCAAACGATTTGCGAATTCGCGCCTCAACAAAATCTTCGCAGTACACCGGCAGCGCGTGCCCCAGATAGTGTGGAAATAACCGCACATCGTCCAAGCCAAACACGTGGTCAGCATGTTCGTGCGTATACAACACGGCATGCACGATGCCAACTTTTTCGCGCAACAGTTGGCTGCGCAGATCGGGCGTGGTGTCGATTAGTAAATTCCCCTCGGGCAAACCCAACAATAACGAGCAGCGGGTTCGTTGATTCTTGGCGTTGCCGCTGGTGCAGGTCGAACAGCCGCAACCCACGCAGGGCACCCCAACCGATGTTCCGGTCCCCAGGAAGATCAACCGCCCGCGGATATCGATGGTTTGCAGTTGCAGGGCCATGCGGAACAACGAGTGCGAAAATCAAATAGAAGTTAAAAGCCGAAATCGAACAGTTACAGTATTATGAGACAATGACTTACGACATTCTCTTCATCTCCAATCGTTCTTGACCCGCTCTGCCAAGTCGCTATAAACTTCTTTGTCGGCAAATCTTACGTCTATTATCGGATAGCTGGCGCGGCTCTTGCATTACTATACCAAACCCGGGGATTCTGCCAAAATGGCACCCTGTCCCGCGTTTGCTGTCCTGATCACCTCGAAAATGGCTTGATGATGGAAGTCCTGGAACAGATTTGGGAAGTCATCGGAAATTTCTTCACCGCGCTAAGTCGGGGGTTGGAACGTGGCATTACTTCGTTGTTTGGCTCGTCCAATGCCCGTTATATCAAAAAAATACAGCCGCGGATTGACGCGATCACTGCGCTGGAGTCCAAATACCAGTCCATGAGCGACACGGAACTGAAGCAGCAAACCACGCTGTTT
Protein-coding regions in this window:
- a CDS encoding MBL fold metallo-hydrolase → MALQLQTIDIRGRLIFLGTGTSVGVPCVGCGCSTCTSGNAKNQRTRCSLLLGLPEGNLLIDTTPDLRSQLLREKVGIVHAVLYTHEHADHVFGLDDVRLFPHYLGHALPVYCEDFVEARIRKSFDYAFTEDNHGCGGGVPQLDIRRINLKPFTLLGQPIIPIRLWHGKFQVLGFRIGNIAYCTDTNGIPPESLAQLAGLDVLILDALRQRPHVSHYSLDQAIAVAKQLRPQRTFFTHMCHDLEHEATNAALPAGMELAYDGLQLQLS